A window of Patescibacteria group bacterium contains these coding sequences:
- a CDS encoding glycosyl hydrolase family 18 protein has protein sequence MKKFKNQKIICSFVLVLMIFQVFFVLQTNAFSNTSSNTTNKNSNTADLGSANKNDTNPPHIPQGFSVKALDNTLELNWKQNVKEDEVDKYLINLRTSVEKQDSDPVAVNPDVTSYQIKDLTNAFYFVSIEAIDRSGNKSKATKEIGIAPNSSENSGFEVIGWMPLIDVPDQKNTVNNNFEVFTSLSPFIYSLEPDGTIKKHGDVLDDDLINKLNDSGKKNIPTITNNFDDNSKGTNVVMDWRKRKKNIEMIISEVKENNYDGIDIDYENLDNKAREDFSQYIKVLAKELHQINKILSVTLQAKQSDDESWTQAYDFEELGKNADQIRIMTYDHARANTQPGPIAPIKWMVRALTYAQSKVDSTKIIAGLPFYAYDWCTEGMCENRGLVYDGVKNILDENNIEIEWDDDAKCPWFYYTDDKDNPHTVYFENERSITEKINVIKKLGIAGVAIWRLGNEDQGNFTPLKNIKRLEVDSVYNINVEPKDSEINLSWEAPINKDFKGYKVLFKKQGGEQRFLSVFGKTEMLIPNLENNEEYYITILPLTWDALINDDVDEENLEPQVVATPNDYSFPNTIKDLKALNPTDTTINLEWTASGDDYDQGLANYYDIRYSENLIDEDSFYSATQYKLYPEPLIPPSLQEIQLKSLTPGTKYYFAIKAVDEEKNPSLISNAVSTNTIDTIPPKIPSEPIILSSDAKIEISWTKNSEKDLAFYKLYYKQEKSFYNAIEIKPEKNVYILENLENNYKYFVSISAVDLSGNESARTKEIEVMPKANSLWQRLNDNFNKSHEKIKAASMIFGKRLISTEAVPYLVMFSIVIINIFIFSGLKKEIHKKVKETVKKEQNVVKPNPAKDVNDRADVIDLRQKK, from the coding sequence ATGAAAAAATTCAAAAACCAAAAAATAATCTGCAGTTTTGTATTAGTCCTAATGATATTTCAGGTCTTTTTCGTGTTGCAGACTAATGCTTTCTCTAATACTAGCTCTAATACGACGAATAAAAACTCTAATACTGCTGATTTAGGTTCTGCAAATAAGAATGACACGAACCCGCCCCATATTCCACAAGGATTTAGTGTCAAAGCTTTGGACAATACTTTGGAATTAAATTGGAAACAAAATGTCAAAGAAGATGAGGTTGATAAATATTTAATTAATCTAAGAACTTCAGTAGAAAAACAAGACAGCGATCCTGTTGCTGTAAATCCTGATGTAACATCTTATCAAATTAAGGATTTAACAAATGCATTTTATTTTGTAAGCATAGAAGCAATTGATCGGTCAGGAAATAAAAGCAAGGCAACAAAAGAAATTGGAATTGCGCCAAATAGTTCTGAAAACAGTGGATTTGAAGTCATTGGCTGGATGCCATTAATTGATGTGCCAGATCAAAAAAATACAGTTAATAATAATTTTGAAGTCTTCACTTCTCTATCGCCTTTTATTTATTCTCTTGAACCAGATGGAACGATAAAAAAACATGGCGATGTTTTGGATGATGATTTGATAAATAAATTAAATGATTCAGGCAAAAAAAATATTCCAACAATTACGAATAATTTTGATGATAATTCCAAAGGTACAAATGTTGTAATGGATTGGCGAAAAAGAAAAAAGAATATTGAGATGATAATTTCGGAAGTTAAAGAAAATAATTACGATGGCATTGATATTGATTATGAAAATTTAGATAACAAAGCAAGAGAAGATTTTAGCCAATATATTAAAGTCTTGGCAAAAGAATTGCATCAAATTAACAAAATTTTATCAGTAACTTTGCAAGCAAAACAATCTGATGATGAATCTTGGACGCAAGCCTATGACTTTGAAGAATTAGGCAAAAATGCTGATCAAATTAGGATTATGACTTATGATCATGCCAGAGCGAATACTCAACCTGGACCTATTGCGCCGATCAAATGGATGGTTAGGGCTTTGACTTATGCGCAAAGCAAAGTTGATTCTACAAAGATAATTGCTGGTTTGCCTTTTTATGCTTATGACTGGTGCACTGAAGGAATGTGCGAAAATAGAGGCTTGGTTTATGATGGAGTAAAAAATATTTTAGATGAAAATAATATTGAAATAGAATGGGATGATGATGCAAAATGCCCTTGGTTTTATTACACAGATGACAAAGACAATCCGCATACTGTTTATTTTGAAAATGAAAGAAGCATTACTGAAAAAATAAATGTGATTAAAAAATTGGGAATTGCCGGAGTTGCAATTTGGAGATTAGGAAATGAAGATCAAGGAAATTTTACGCCGCTAAAAAATATTAAACGATTAGAAGTTGATTCAGTTTATAATATTAATGTTGAGCCAAAAGATTCAGAAATAAATTTATCTTGGGAAGCGCCGATTAATAAAGATTTTAAAGGCTATAAAGTTTTATTCAAAAAACAAGGCGGAGAGCAAAGATTTTTGAGCGTTTTTGGAAAAACAGAAATGCTGATTCCAAATTTAGAAAATAATGAAGAATATTATATAACTATTTTGCCATTGACTTGGGATGCTCTGATCAATGATGATGTTGATGAAGAAAATTTAGAACCGCAAGTTGTGGCAACACCAAATGATTATTCATTTCCTAATACAATAAAAGATTTGAAAGCTTTGAATCCAACTGATACAACAATCAATCTAGAATGGACTGCTTCTGGCGATGATTATGATCAAGGTTTGGCAAATTATTATGATATTAGATATTCTGAAAATTTAATTGATGAAGATAGTTTTTATTCTGCAACACAATACAAATTATATCCTGAACCCTTAATTCCTCCATCATTGCAAGAAATACAATTAAAATCCTTAACTCCTGGAACTAAATATTATTTTGCAATAAAAGCAGTTGATGAAGAAAAAAATCCGTCATTAATTTCTAATGCAGTTTCAACAAATACAATTGATACAATTCCGCCAAAAATTCCAAGCGAACCTATTATTTTATCTAGCGATGCAAAAATTGAAATAAGCTGGACAAAAAATAGCGAAAAAGATTTAGCTTTTTATAAATTATATTACAAACAAGAAAAAAGTTTTTATAATGCAATTGAAATAAAGCCTGAAAAAAATGTTTATATATTAGAAAATTTGGAAAATAATTATAAATATTTTGTATCAATTTCGGCTGTTGATTTAAGTGGTAATGAAAGCGCTAGAACAAAAGAAATTGAAGTGATGCCAAAAGCAAATAGTCTTTGGCAAAGATTAAATGATAATTTTAATAAATCACATGAAAAAATAAAAGCAGCAAGCATGATTTTTGGCAAGAGGTTGATTTCAACTGAAGCTGTGCCATATCTTGTAATGTTTAGTATTGTGATTATTAATATTTTTATATTTTCTGGATTGAAAAAAGAGATTCATAAAAAGGTTAAAGAAACTGTCAAAAAAGAACAAAATGTTGTTAAACCAAATCCTGCAAAAGATGTTAATGATAGAGCTGATGTGATTGATTTGAGACAAAAAAAATAA
- a CDS encoding cyclic-di-AMP receptor: MKLLVIITPKENTKKLKAELVAGRFSLTKLTSEGGFLEKKNTTFLVGVEDEKIEKVLEIIKKNCEVKEKVISAPAYMTHGMESGMNVEEATKIRIGGATVFIVNVEKMMKI; this comes from the coding sequence ATGAAATTACTAGTTATTATTACACCTAAAGAAAATACGAAAAAATTGAAGGCAGAACTTGTTGCTGGTAGATTTAGTTTAACGAAATTAACATCTGAAGGCGGATTTTTAGAGAAAAAAAACACCACTTTTTTAGTTGGTGTTGAGGATGAAAAAATTGAAAAGGTTTTAGAAATTATAAAAAAGAATTGCGAAGTTAAAGAAAAGGTTATTTCTGCTCCAGCATATATGACTCATGGTATGGAAAGTGGGATGAATGTTGAAGAAGCAACGAAGATTAGAATTGGAGGAGCAACTGTTTTTATTGTGAATGTTGAGAAAATGATGAAAATATAA
- a CDS encoding TMEM43 family protein, which yields MPDVFKEVSHQGYGSRVMGSFGGILIGIILFFASFIVLYWNEGRVDISQIAKKSVEVQSSKVDASLDQKLISVTGPITSSEKLSDKLFLNESDYIAIYRKSEMYAWTEKTDTDTTTQTGGSQTTETTYTYDTAWTSSPEKSSSFKHPEGHQNPNQSITSETFKVNNSNLEEYKLDMANLKLDTSLLVSAKKLQLDSENTTLTEANKIVENYYVYQGAGNISNPQVGDQKISYYVLPQKEIITVFGKLDSGKITTFTDEKDNTLFRIFLGDRATAISTMKTEYTVMTWILRLVGFLMMWIGLSAMFGPISVVLDFLPFLGSASRGIIGFITFIVALALSVLTILISMIIHNIVALIIILAIIVISAIIITAIFMKKKKGAKPASA from the coding sequence ATGCCAGACGTATTTAAAGAAGTGAGCCATCAAGGCTATGGATCAAGAGTCATGGGATCATTTGGTGGAATTTTAATCGGAATTATTTTATTCTTTGCCTCATTTATTGTCCTTTATTGGAATGAAGGAAGGGTAGATATTTCTCAAATTGCCAAAAAATCAGTTGAAGTCCAATCTAGCAAAGTTGATGCAAGTTTAGATCAAAAATTAATTTCAGTTACTGGTCCAATTACTTCTTCAGAAAAATTAAGCGACAAATTATTTTTAAATGAATCAGATTACATTGCAATTTATCGAAAATCTGAAATGTATGCGTGGACCGAAAAAACAGATACAGACACAACAACCCAAACAGGCGGATCACAGACAACTGAAACAACTTATACCTATGACACTGCTTGGACTTCAAGTCCAGAAAAATCTTCTAGCTTTAAACATCCAGAAGGCCATCAAAATCCAAACCAATCAATAACAAGTGAAACTTTCAAAGTTAATAATTCTAATTTAGAAGAATATAAATTAGACATGGCAAATTTAAAACTTGATACAAGTTTATTAGTTAGCGCCAAAAAATTGCAATTAGATTCAGAAAATACAACTTTAACTGAAGCAAACAAAATAGTTGAAAATTATTATGTTTATCAGGGAGCTGGAAATATTTCTAATCCTCAAGTTGGCGATCAAAAAATCAGCTATTATGTTTTACCGCAAAAAGAAATAATTACAGTATTTGGAAAATTAGACAGCGGAAAAATTACAACTTTCACTGATGAAAAAGATAACACTTTATTCCGCATCTTTTTAGGCGATAGAGCAACTGCAATTTCCACAATGAAAACAGAATATACAGTCATGACTTGGATTTTAAGACTAGTTGGCTTCTTGATGATGTGGATCGGTCTATCAGCAATGTTTGGTCCAATCAGTGTTGTCTTAGATTTCTTGCCATTCTTAGGATCTGCTAGTCGAGGAATTATTGGCTTTATTACATTTATCGTTGCCTTAGCTTTATCAGTTTTGACAATTTTAATTTCCATGATCATTCATAATATTGTCGCCTTAATTATAATTTTAGCAATTATCGTAATTTCTGCTATTATCATTACTGCAATATTTATGAAAAAGAAAAAAGGTGCAAAACCAGCAAGCGCATAA
- the recF gene encoding DNA replication/repair protein RecF, with amino-acid sequence MYLSSLQLKNFRNYKDFESSFTNGLIILTGQNASGKTNLLEAVELLSLSKSFRARSEYDLILFGMDFAKILGTSQKNNHQTKLDITIDSLTSKNQKVIKIDGLKSRAFDLIGELVTVLFSPEDLNLVNSAPQLRRRYLDVVICQINKDYCRNLSEYKKVLINRNQLLANIKDGYAKKEELSFWNEKLIDLGTRIIIERQKTLQFFNTKLSEIYNDICDTKDQKLRIIYLPNLPLLKDSDIKKLFEQELNNKYEREIYKTYTLVGPHRDNFVFELNKKRLAIFGSRGEYRSAILALKSAELDFIEQSLGERPILLLDDVFSELDEKRRNHMFDLVRRQQTFITSADFVGLEVGFVRDAQVLQIKNGEITNK; translated from the coding sequence ATGTATCTTTCTTCTCTTCAACTTAAAAATTTTCGCAATTACAAAGATTTTGAATCAAGTTTCACCAATGGCTTGATTATTTTGACTGGCCAGAATGCTTCCGGAAAAACTAATTTATTAGAAGCAGTTGAATTATTGTCATTATCAAAATCTTTTCGTGCCAGGTCAGAATACGATTTAATTTTATTTGGTATGGATTTCGCCAAAATTTTAGGAACATCACAGAAAAATAATCACCAAACAAAATTAGATATTACTATTGATTCATTAACTTCCAAAAATCAAAAAGTAATTAAAATTGATGGTTTAAAAAGTCGCGCTTTTGATTTGATCGGCGAATTAGTTACTGTACTTTTTTCTCCAGAAGATTTGAATTTAGTTAATTCAGCGCCACAACTTCGCCGACGTTATTTAGATGTTGTCATTTGCCAGATTAATAAAGACTATTGCCGAAATTTGTCCGAATACAAAAAAGTTTTAATTAATCGAAATCAGCTTTTAGCTAATATCAAAGATGGTTATGCAAAAAAAGAGGAATTAAGTTTTTGGAATGAAAAATTAATTGATTTAGGAACAAGGATTATTATCGAACGCCAAAAAACTTTACAATTTTTTAATACTAAATTGTCAGAAATTTACAATGATATCTGCGATACTAAAGATCAAAAACTTCGTATAATTTATCTACCAAATTTGCCTTTGTTAAAAGATTCAGACATCAAAAAATTATTTGAACAAGAATTAAATAATAAATACGAAAGAGAAATTTATAAAACTTACACTTTAGTTGGTCCGCATCGAGATAATTTTGTTTTTGAACTTAATAAAAAGAGATTAGCCATCTTTGGTTCGCGAGGTGAATATCGCAGCGCAATATTAGCTTTAAAATCTGCAGAATTAGATTTTATTGAACAAAGCTTGGGAGAACGACCGATTCTTTTGCTTGATGATGTTTTTTCTGAATTAGATGAAAAAAGACGCAATCACATGTTTGATTTAGTCAGACGCCAGCAAACTTTTATCACTTCTGCTGATTTTGTCGGACTTGAAGTTGGTTTTGTTAGAGATGCGCAAGTACTTCAAATCAAAAATGGAGAAATAACGAATAAATAA
- a CDS encoding inositol monophosphatase translates to MKKTLLKALKSAGKKLNENFLKNQTFKLKTRNDIVTENDFLSEKIIIKIIKDNFPKHQILSEEIGTVGLKNDYLWIIDPLDATINFAAKIPLYSVSIALIYKNKIEIGGVFCPSLNELFFAQKNKGAYLNNKKIKVSKNNNLSSSLINIGFSAHYSKNQFNNNCNIIKKIAPKIRGLRAFESGALTSCYVACGKLDGKISIKTDPFGNAASTLIIEEAGGKVTDFSNKNWSRNMKTMICSNKILHNKLINFVNS, encoded by the coding sequence ATGAAAAAAACATTACTTAAGGCTTTAAAATCAGCTGGCAAAAAATTAAATGAAAATTTTTTAAAAAATCAAACTTTCAAATTAAAAACTAGGAATGACATTGTGACTGAAAATGATTTTTTGTCGGAAAAAATTATTATAAAAATTATTAAAGATAATTTTCCAAAACATCAAATATTGTCTGAAGAAATTGGGACAGTTGGACTAAAAAATGATTATTTATGGATAATTGATCCACTTGATGCAACGATAAACTTTGCAGCAAAAATTCCACTCTATTCTGTTTCAATTGCATTGATTTATAAAAATAAAATTGAAATTGGCGGAGTTTTTTGTCCGAGTTTGAATGAACTATTTTTTGCACAAAAAAATAAAGGAGCATATTTAAATAACAAAAAAATAAAAGTGTCTAAAAACAATAATCTTTCTTCATCGCTAATTAATATTGGATTTAGCGCGCATTATTCTAAAAATCAATTTAATAATAACTGCAACATTATAAAAAAAATTGCTCCCAAAATTAGAGGCTTAAGAGCTTTTGAAAGCGGAGCTCTGACTTCTTGCTATGTTGCTTGCGGAAAACTTGATGGAAAAATTTCAATCAAAACAGATCCATTTGGGAATGCGGCATCAACATTAATTATTGAAGAAGCCGGCGGAAAAGTAACTGATTTTTCTAATAAAAATTGGTCGCGAAATATGAAAACAATGATTTGTTCAAATAAAATATTACATAATAAATTGATAAATTTTGTCAAC
- a CDS encoding nucleotidyltransferase family protein, translating into MERSRLTITLRKDILPQIDKVIDGEKIRNRSHAIEYLVLKSLRSRVKKAYLLAAGQGVKMRPFTYEMPKSMLPVKGKPILQHIIEQLRDNEIKDIIILVGHMSEKIKKYFGDGKKFGVSITYVMCKKKVGTAKALLKAKKYLTDESFLMLYGDTLANVDLKDMLAFHKEEGGLATIALTSVPNPEGYGVVKLRGSKILGFLEKPEKKPNLSRLISAGIFVIDPKIIKLIPKKEYSKLEEDVLPKLASEGNLYGYHFDGEWYDISTPEIYERVLKEWQA; encoded by the coding sequence ATGGAAAGATCAAGATTAACAATAACATTACGAAAAGATATTTTGCCACAAATTGACAAAGTTATTGATGGCGAAAAAATTAGAAATCGATCACATGCGATCGAGTATTTAGTTTTGAAAAGTTTGCGATCAAGAGTCAAAAAAGCTTATTTGCTGGCAGCTGGACAAGGCGTCAAGATGCGACCATTCACTTATGAAATGCCAAAATCAATGTTGCCAGTCAAAGGCAAACCGATTTTACAGCATATTATTGAACAGTTAAGAGATAATGAAATAAAAGATATTATTATTTTGGTTGGGCACATGTCAGAAAAAATAAAAAAATATTTTGGCGATGGAAAAAAATTTGGTGTTAGCATTACTTATGTGATGTGCAAGAAAAAAGTTGGAACTGCCAAAGCATTATTAAAAGCTAAAAAATATTTGACTGATGAATCTTTTTTGATGTTATATGGCGATACTTTAGCGAATGTTGATTTGAAAGATATGCTGGCATTCCATAAAGAAGAAGGAGGCTTGGCAACAATCGCTTTAACATCTGTCCCAAATCCAGAAGGTTATGGAGTTGTGAAATTAAGAGGTTCAAAAATATTAGGATTTTTGGAAAAGCCAGAAAAAAAACCGAATCTTTCCAGATTAATTTCAGCTGGCATATTTGTAATTGATCCAAAGATTATTAAATTAATTCCAAAAAAAGAATATTCAAAATTAGAAGAAGATGTTTTGCCAAAATTAGCAAGCGAAGGAAATCTGTACGGCTATCATTTTGATGGCGAATGGTATGATATTTCTACACCTGAAATTTATGAAAGAGTGTTGAAAGAATGGCAGGCGTAA
- a CDS encoding DciA family protein, whose amino-acid sequence MSIFSLKDLLPVAINNAGIKTQLEASQVCLTCEKLIKELNHKAFKLAKPISLKNKTLTIQVPSSSHAQELLMHQHIIKQKINQHFRKQLVDRISYKIEF is encoded by the coding sequence ATGTCTATTTTTTCTCTCAAAGATTTACTGCCAGTTGCAATTAACAATGCTGGCATTAAAACACAGCTTGAAGCTTCTCAAGTTTGTTTGACTTGTGAAAAATTAATTAAAGAATTAAATCACAAAGCTTTTAAGCTCGCAAAACCAATTAGTCTAAAAAATAAAACGCTAACCATTCAAGTTCCATCTTCATCTCATGCTCAAGAATTATTAATGCACCAACATATCATCAAGCAAAAAATCAACCAGCATTTTAGAAAACAGCTGGTTGATCGGATAAGTTATAAAATAGAATTTTAG
- a CDS encoding bifunctional phosphoglucose/phosphomannose isomerase, with translation MQNTVDKSNFKDVVKNYPKQFAKALDFAKDVKIEGQFENVIVCGLGGSALPVDMVISYLKSKNINFPISVCRNYTLPVEANEKSLIIASSFSGSTEETISCLNEALAKNYKVVGIARGKDILEICQSKNIPYIQYPDDGPTFQPRCASGYIFTSIVTILSKIKVLENIENDLTNLGKFLESINIEQEKAGQELAPKLKNNIPLIYTTEFYRDSIARIFKIKLNENAKTQSFFNYFPELNHNEMVGFTNLVGKYFIIILQDPNDHDRNKKRMNIFKNLLEQKGISVEIILMKGNSVLEKIFASSLLADWTSYYLALAYNQDPTPVNMVEEFKELMKK, from the coding sequence ATGCAAAACACAGTTGATAAATCAAATTTCAAAGACGTTGTAAAAAATTATCCAAAACAATTTGCCAAAGCTCTAGATTTTGCCAAGGATGTTAAAATCGAAGGTCAGTTTGAAAATGTCATTGTTTGTGGTTTGGGAGGATCTGCCTTGCCAGTTGATATGGTGATTTCATATTTAAAATCAAAAAATATTAATTTTCCGATTTCAGTTTGCCGAAATTATACCTTGCCAGTAGAGGCCAATGAAAAAAGTTTGATCATTGCTTCATCTTTTTCAGGTTCAACTGAAGAAACAATTTCTTGTCTCAACGAAGCATTAGCAAAAAATTACAAAGTTGTTGGCATTGCTCGTGGTAAAGATATTTTAGAAATTTGTCAGTCAAAAAATATTCCATATATTCAATATCCAGATGATGGCCCAACATTCCAGCCTCGTTGTGCATCAGGCTATATTTTTACATCAATTGTAACGATTTTATCTAAAATAAAAGTTTTAGAAAATATTGAAAATGATTTAACAAATTTAGGTAAATTTTTAGAATCAATAAATATAGAACAAGAAAAAGCTGGTCAAGAATTAGCGCCTAAATTAAAAAATAATATTCCATTAATTTATACAACAGAATTTTATCGCGATTCTATAGCTCGCATTTTTAAAATCAAATTAAATGAAAATGCAAAGACGCAAAGTTTTTTCAATTATTTTCCAGAATTGAATCATAATGAAATGGTTGGTTTTACAAATTTAGTTGGCAAATATTTTATCATAATTCTGCAAGATCCAAATGATCATGACCGAAACAAAAAAAGAATGAATATTTTTAAAAATCTTTTAGAACAAAAAGGAATTAGTGTTGAAATTATCTTGATGAAAGGAAATTCTGTTTTAGAAAAAATATTTGCATCTTCACTTTTGGCAGATTGGACTTCATATTATTTAGCTTTAGCTTATAATCAAGATCCAACGCCAGTAAATATGGTTGAAGAATTTAAAGAATTGATGAAAAAATAG
- a CDS encoding lamin tail domain-containing protein gives MLKQRNSFRIFCICLAIFLGGFFIWPNISFASFQDVIINELMWMGSSEFGSTDEWLELKNLTNQDIDFSQTNFAIFKNDAIMLSINNGFLKANDYFLISRKDKDNSILNINPDLVASFTLNNTETNYKLYDSGNNLIDEIKAPLAGLNNETKVSMERNQEPDNGLLATDWHNAQTKINLDENSTALATPKSENSQTQQQPEIFPDQIFINEILPNPKDSDDAEFIELYNNNSFEVDLLNWQIGDSTTSRYIIKASDFADTKIKSKNYFLLPKSITNLTLNNDLDSVKIYQPNQNLLNQIDYQNCLEGQSYNKLSDNNWQWSTTLTPNSANIITTPTEIIDDQNNNPVEIKEEELTIPAGPYSKKIIITEFLPNPKGSDSELKGEFIEIKNVDSKNIDLYGWYIDDQKDGSTPYQIKNHLQLKPNQYYVFYKGETKLSLNNSNESARILLPDKKVLQEIKFTGTAKEAESYALKDNKWQWTTTLTPGKDNIIKQQNNETTKQDENTETPEQKNTETNVMTIKEVRGLKRYDTLKTTGIVIVPPKTISQTSFYIQDETAGIQIYFSKKDFPNLKLGDKIEVSGKLSEASNEKRILIASKDDFKILANNQNLKPAQIETGKVSEDLEGEFVITSGQLEKSVGGTFYINDGSKTLKVYIPTDSKIEKPKLKKGDWVTVQGIISETSSGYRLIPRFTSDIKAGKFSLNPSLGLTQIPKAGADSKIFLILSFAIILIYLSKVYAKSIRTKIKETSQEKRSR, from the coding sequence ATGTTAAAACAAAGAAACAGTTTTAGAATATTTTGTATTTGCCTTGCCATTTTTTTGGGAGGCTTTTTTATTTGGCCAAATATTAGTTTTGCGAGTTTTCAAGATGTTATTATTAACGAACTAATGTGGATGGGATCAAGCGAATTTGGCTCAACTGATGAATGGCTGGAATTAAAAAATTTAACAAATCAAGATATTGATTTTAGTCAGACAAATTTCGCAATCTTCAAAAATGACGCAATAATGTTATCCATTAATAATGGCTTTCTTAAGGCAAATGATTATTTTTTAATTTCCAGAAAAGATAAAGATAATTCTATTTTAAATATTAATCCTGATTTAGTTGCATCTTTTACATTAAATAATACTGAAACAAATTATAAATTGTATGATTCTGGAAATAATTTAATTGATGAAATTAAAGCGCCATTAGCTGGTCTTAATAATGAAACAAAAGTTTCAATGGAAAGAAATCAAGAGCCAGACAATGGTTTGCTTGCAACGGACTGGCATAATGCGCAAACAAAAATTAATTTAGATGAAAATTCAACTGCACTAGCAACTCCAAAATCAGAAAATAGCCAGACTCAACAACAGCCAGAAATTTTTCCAGATCAAATATTTATTAATGAAATTCTGCCAAATCCCAAAGATTCAGATGATGCTGAATTTATTGAGCTTTATAATAATAATTCATTTGAAGTTGATTTATTAAATTGGCAAATTGGCGATAGCACAACTTCTCGTTACATAATCAAAGCTTCTGATTTCGCAGACACAAAAATTAAATCTAAAAATTATTTTCTTTTGCCAAAATCAATTACTAATTTAACATTAAATAATGATTTAGATTCTGTAAAAATTTATCAGCCAAATCAAAATTTATTAAATCAAATTGATTATCAAAATTGTTTAGAAGGTCAAAGCTATAACAAACTTAGCGATAATAATTGGCAATGGTCAACGACTTTAACGCCAAATTCAGCAAATATAATTACAACGCCAACTGAAATTATTGATGATCAAAATAATAATCCAGTTGAAATAAAAGAGGAAGAATTAACAATTCCAGCTGGTCCATATTCTAAAAAAATAATTATTACCGAATTTTTGCCAAATCCAAAAGGATCAGATTCAGAATTAAAAGGCGAATTTATAGAAATAAAAAATGTTGATTCAAAAAATATAGATCTCTATGGCTGGTACATTGATGATCAAAAAGATGGTTCAACGCCTTATCAAATAAAAAATCATTTGCAATTAAAACCAAATCAATATTATGTTTTTTATAAAGGCGAAACAAAATTATCTTTAAATAATTCTAATGAATCTGCCAGAATTTTATTGCCAGACAAAAAAGTTCTGCAAGAAATAAAATTTACAGGCACTGCAAAAGAAGCCGAGTCTTACGCGCTCAAAGATAATAAATGGCAATGGACAACGACTTTAACGCCTGGCAAAGATAACATTATAAAACAACAAAACAACGAAACAACAAAACAAGACGAAAACACCGAAACACCAGAACAAAAAAACACCGAAACAAACGTCATGACAATCAAAGAAGTTCGCGGTTTAAAACGTTATGACACTTTAAAAACAACTGGCATTGTTATTGTTCCTCCAAAAACAATTTCTCAAACTTCATTCTATATTCAAGACGAAACAGCTGGCATCCAAATTTATTTTTCCAAAAAAGATTTTCCAAATTTAAAATTAGGCGACAAAATTGAAGTTAGCGGAAAATTATCAGAAGCCTCAAATGAAAAAAGAATTTTAATTGCTAGCAAAGACGATTTTAAAATTTTAGCCAATAATCAAAATTTGAAGCCTGCGCAAATTGAAACTGGCAAAGTTTCTGAAGATTTGGAAGGAGAATTTGTCATAACTTCTGGCCAATTAGAAAAATCAGTTGGTGGAACATTCTATATCAATGATGGTTCAAAGACTCTCAAAGTTTATATTCCAACAGATTCGAAAATAGAAAAACCGAAATTAAAAAAAGGCGATTGGGTAACAGTTCAAGGCATTATCAGCGAGACATCAAGCGGTTATCGTTTAATTCCTCGTTTTACAAGCGACATCAAAGCTGGAAAATTTTCTTTAAATCCAAGTCTTGGTCTAACCCAAATTCCAAAAGCCGGAGCAGATTCCAAAATATTTCTAATTTTATCTTTTGCAATCATTTTAATTTATTTATCAAAAGTATATGCCAAAAGCATTAGAACGAAAATTAAAGAAACAAGCCAAGAAAAAAGGTCTAGGTAA